CCTTACCTCCCTCCAGAAGGGACACTGTCCTAGAGGCTGTCACAAGGTCCTTTCCCTTGACCCTTCAGGTAACGATAGCTAATATTTagagaatactttttaaataacacAGATCTTTGTTTGAAGCCTCCCAACAATGGGATGGTAAGTGATGTGATTATCACCCCTGTACAATTATTTCTGCTGGACAGATGCAGAAACCAAGGTTCTGAGTTCAGTGGCTTCCTGAGATCATGGGACACAAACCCAGGGAGTCAGGCTTCAGACCCGTGCCCTTCACCAGCTAAAGGCGATCCAAGGCATCTGGGACCTAACACCTGCCCTCTGGGGCCTTGGCAGGGAGACCCCTCAGATGGTTACAAATCCAGGGGGCTGGCAATCTTTCCTGttctatattttcatcttttaaccACCATCTCACTGTTCCTAACACACTCCACACTTCTGCCACTTGCCAAGGGACTTCTTGATTTCTGGGTTTATACAGCTGGGCAGGATGTAATAATCTGACACTATTTTGTGTGCCTAAAGAGACTGAGGCGGGCAAGAATCAGTGTATAGGATTAGAAGGATCAAAGGAAAAGACATATTGACTGACCGACTTTGTCAGCCCCTGGAGCTAACAGAGCCAGACAGCAGGTTCCAGGGGCAGGTAGGACCTCTGCTGTATTTCTGCTTTCTCCCCAGGAACATCACATCGTCTCGAGCTTTCTTTGGACCCAAGGCATCAAATTCTAGGACAAGAAAGGTACAGTGGCTGGCTGCCCTGTGGCAGTTTTGTGCGTCCTCAAGTTAGCGagcggggaggaggagaaagggaagagtaaATGAGAACATTCTCATAAGACTGCTGGGCGGGAGCCCTTTAGAATCGCCCCCAAGAATGAAGCACAGAACTGAGCAGCCAGCCAGTCAGGGCTTCTCAGACATGGCCACTAGGGTTCCCTGAACCCCAATATCAGGGAAGGATGACTCCATATGTCCCCCTGGGGTATAGCCAGCTGAAAAGTTCTTGGAAGTCTTGATTTACCGTTAAAAGTCCTGTGACTTTTACATTCTGTTcctcaaaatgtgtgtgtgtgtttttgtttctttttttttactgtgaaagtCACATTTAAACTGCTCACTATGAAGAAAACACCAAGCCTTGGGAAGACGTTTGAGAACTTTCTGGGTCCTGCTCTACAGAGACCATGCTGACTGGCTTGAAAGGCCATCTCAAGCACTTTACCTGAGTCCTCTCACTTCAGCCTCACAGCGAGCCTGAGAGGTAGcctttacagatgagtaaaatgaggcacagagagttcaGGTACCCTGCTCAGGGTCACTCATGGGGAAGAGTGGTAGTGGGACTCCAGCCTGGCTCCGAACCACTGAGCAATACAGCCACACCCCCTTTGTGCGCTGCAGTTGAGCTGGGTGATGACTGTGGTTTTGGGTTACTCGGgtttaaagaattgtttttaatgCCTGAGAGACCAAACTGGAACTTGTTAACTGAGGCCTCAGGGAGCAAGATTTCACTACAATCTAGACTTAGTGACTGCTGAACTActcagagacagagcaagcagccctgggcagggaaTGGGGACCCTGCCTTGAGGACAGAGGCCGGGTGGACACTTGGCTGGCTGGCTGAAGAGAGGCTTCAGGTGTCTTCTAAGTGCTTGGCTGAGTTATCTTTACTTTTCCTAAAGACCTTTTCACCTTGAGCTGCTTGATGCTAACTGACGTATTTCATCACTTGGTCTGAAAAGAGGGATTTGAGGTGGCTTTTGGATACATATGACTAAGcaagaacacaaaacaaaataaaacaaagaagcaggtgaaggaaaataaaggtaGGAAAATGAGACAATGTGagataaatgtatgaaaaatatgCCACAAGGTGTAAGGGATGGGCCATAGATctggctctgagcttcctggtggCCATAGCAAAGAAGGAAACTTTGCCACCATGTTCATGGGATAAAAGCAAGCCATCTTCCCAAGTGAAGTGCTGCCTTTCCTGATACGGTGACCTGAAGACTTTTCTAGTGGAAGGTCATAAAGAAGGCCCTGGAAAACATCTCTATGATAAACTGAATAGTAGTGAAATTAGTGCAGACAGTTCTGCTTGCTCTGAAAACGTGAATTTGTTCCATAAAGATTGATACATTAGTAGACAACAACACAAATTTCATGTGTTTATCAGTGATTTTTGTCAGCAAGAATGCTGGTAAATGCAGAAAACCACACTCAATGGAAAGGAGCCACATAGGAATATACaaaatacacgcacacacatgcttTGGATGGCCATCCACTTCACTGAGTGTTACAACCAGCTTTCTACCACTTCATGATAACGCCCAAGCTGCCACCCTTCCAACGCCCACTTCCCCAAAGCAAATGTCAAGCCTTTCCCAAGGTCAAGTGCCATATTTTCAGTCGTATTTACGTACTGCTTAACCAGTGAATGTGTGTAAAACTGCTTGTCTTCCCTAGATTTCTCCTCGTTTTGCGCATCACTGACCAAGTTTTTGAGTGTGATGCCACTAATCCCTTTTCCCAAAAGCCCTGTGGTTTTGATTGCACAATTTTGCATGGTGGATTTTAGGCACTCACATGTCACATAATAGCAGAAATGACTGTGCAGCTCTTTCCTGCATTGTCCTTTGATCAAGCCAGTGGCTTAACAAAGAGCCCCCTTCAGTGGGAAGAACAGCCCCACCACCCAGGCCCAGGATGTTCGGGATTCCAACACAGGGGTTGCAGGCAGACGGGGCTGGGGCCTGTTCAGTATGTTGCCCTGTGTGCAAAGACCGTTTCCTACGGCTGCTggaacaaatgaccacaaactggatggcttaaaacaaggCAAATGGATTCTCTGGTAGTTCTAGAGGCCAGCAGTCCAAAATCAACGTGTCAGCAGGGCCATCCTCCCTCTGAAGATTCTGGAGACTCCAAGTGTTCTTGGCTCACAGCTACATCACTCAGTCTCTGCCCCCATCAGCATACACCTTCATATAAGGACACCGGTAACTGAATTTAGGGCCCACCTTACTACATTATGACCTCACTTTAAttacatgtgcaaaggccctatttccaagtaaggtcacattctgcgGTTCTGCACAGACAAGAATGGTGacagcggggggtgggggttagACGTGAAGAGGGGACACTATTCAGCCCAGCATAGGCTCCGAGTGGAAGAAAGATGTCATCCATCTTCCAGCATCCCTTTCCACATGATTCCTTCAGCAAGGACTGCGAGAACTAGCATTTGGATCCAGGCTGATGGATTCCGAAGCCCAGGCTGGACTTCCAACGCCACAGGGCAGGCAGGTCTTATCTAGTAGTGGCAAAATGCCGCAGAGTCCCCCCCAGCTGAGTGTGAGGTGTAGTAGGATGCCAGAGCCATCAGGTCCCAGAGATGTGGCATTCAGGAGAAGGGCTGGGCAGGGTAAATCCAGAAAGCTCTTGGATCCCCACTGGGATGCTGCACTACTAGCCAGCTTGGCTTGCAGATCCGGGGGTGGCCCAAGTCTGGAGAGGTAAGGACAgctcttccctcccagccctcctgtggGGTCCGCAGGGAACTAGGGAGGCTCCTATCCACCCCAACCCCAGAAACAGCTCCCTTATTTTCTTATCCACAGAGCCCGCCCTGCCAACACCCACTTTCTCTCACCATTCGACGGCACCCCCACTTCCGGGATCTGTTTAACCTCTCCACTCCAGTGCTGCTGTCCGGGGGCCTCTTCACCCAGGAGCTCTGGGACAGCCTGTGCCAGCACAAACCGCCCTATGGTTGGCAGGGGCTCTCCCGCCAAGGTAACCTGCAGCCCTCTGGCCTCAGCTAGTCCACTCATCCTGCTTTTGGCCTTGGTGCAGGATGGGCCTTCCTGCCCTCACAGCACCAAGATGTGAgacccctgcctcttcctctcagGTGGGCCTCAGGgcttgaccccccccccccgcctctaCAAGTACCacagggtcagggaggggagcTGAGCAGCTCTCCCCATCCTGGGGTCTCCCTGGTATGGAAGACGCCAGTGACCAAGGTGGCTGAGGACAGGGCCTGTGGGGCCTCACACAGCCTGCTGATGGTTGCTGCTGTGGGAAACCGTCCAGAGCCCCCTCACATTAAGTCTGTCCCCCTACTCCTATCCCCATGTgcctcaaattattttcttttggaatgtACACAGTCTTGGGAGAACTGGTTGAGTTCTTGAAATGATTGAGGGCACAGCCAAACTTCTTCCCCCACCATCCTCTTTTCAAGACATTACATTCTCCTTCATCCTCTACGCCTCTTGAGAAGGGCTGGTGTCAGGCCTCGGGCAGGTGGGGCTCCAGGAACAGTCTCGGGAAGGCCCCAATGACCCATGTGACTCCTCATGGCATCCCACCTTGTCCCACACCCACAGCCATCACCTCCACACTGAGCCTCCTGAATGGCTCTGAGAGCACCACGCTGTTTGCTGCCTCCAGAGAGCTGCTTCCGGGCTGCATTCGGTGTGCCGTGGTGGGTAATGGAGGCATTCTGAATGGTTCCCACCAGGGTTTGAACATTGATGCCCATGACTACGTGTTCAGGTATGTGGCGTGGGGGCCGGAAAGGAAGCAGCAGAGGAGCTGGGTGGAGAGCTGGTCCCCAGCCAGCCCTAGGGGGAGCATCTTACGTGAGGGTGGTGGGCCAAGGAAGCAGTGGCCTCTGGCAGCTCAGCAGTTGTAATGGGCAGCCCTATGCAAACAGGCCCTGAAGACGAATGTGAGTATGGCCGGCCAAGGGGACCCAGGAGGAAGGAGCTGCCAGGGCCCCATTTCACAGGGCATCCCTTGAGATCCagaggagcagggatggggctggTGACGGCACTGGGGCTGCCGTGGGCAGCGGGAGTAGTGGGACCCTGGAGATAGAGGTAAACATACAGCATTGTGTAGCCACAGGCAGGCTGATGGACCTCTGTTTGGACCAGACTCAATGGTGCTGTGATCAAAGGCTTTGAGAAGGATGTAGGCACCAAGACCTCCTTCTACGGTTTCACTGTGAACACAATGAAAAACTCCCTCATCTCCTACCGAAACCTGGGCTTCACTTCTGTGCCACAGGGAAAGGTGAGGCCCCTGATGGGCACATCAGTGTCACTGACGGTCAGTGCTGTTGTTTCTGGACCCCTCTCCGTTGGGTGGGCCACAGGGTTCCCAAGTCCCCACCCAGTGGACCGAGAGGTTGTGCCAGAACACTGGGCACATGTGATGGAGCCACTGAGGAGGAGGATCTGGGCAGGGGTGCCCCACAGTTTCGGGCAGCATAGGACAACTCGAGTGGAGCATGAAtggctaatatttactgaaagcTTCCGGAGCACCAGGCACTTTAGAGAGTCCACATCAGCCCTGCCTTCCTGGTGAGGAGACTAAGGCTCCATGCCCCTTCATTCAGCCAAGCGGTGGTAgggctggattcaaatccagatcccctccccaccccgagcTCATGCTACACACAATGGGAGGGTATTTACTGAATGCCGCCGCCATTTCCCGCACTGGACACAGTCACCACAGCAGCCCATTTCCAGATGGCAGCATGTCTAAGGCCACCACCCAGCCAGAATCATCAAAATCTCAGCCCCTCTGACCATCCCCCACGCTGCCCCCCAGAATATGTGCGCCCTCctgaatgctcacagcagcctgTGTGGGAAGCTGAGGTTCAAAGAGCTTGAGGAACAGACATGTCCAGAGTCACAGCTAGGGAGCGGGTGAACCGGAACTGGAGCCCGCCAGCCGCCTCCAGACTCTTTCAGCCACACCTAGTTGCTGTAACACCTGGCGGGCTGGTTACCACATGCAAGGGGAAGTCCCAGAATGAGGGTTCTGTGGTGCTCTACAAGGCCTGGTTCGAGTTTCTAGAAGCTCCCTCCTCTGACCAGGGAATTCAGGAGGGTCCTAGCCACAGTGTCCGTGTACCAAGGCCTCACAGCAGAACCTCTCTCAGCTCATGACAGAACAAACGGAGCAGCTCTATTTCTGGTGTAGCAACAGAACCTGCATCGGTTATCTAtagctgcataacaaattacccccaaacctAGTAGCTTTAAACTACAAAAGCTGATTACTTTACGGTTTTaatgggtcaggaatttgggagcagcTCAACAGAGCGGTTTGGGTCCAGGATTTCCCAGGCGGTTGCAGTCAGGACTGACAGGGGCTGCAGCCACCAGAAGGCCTGCCTGGAACCAGAGTCATGATGGCTCCCCCACAGCCCTTGCCATGCCAGCCCCTGTCAGCTAGGACAGTGTCCTCATGCCACGGCAGCTGACTCCACCTCGAGTGAGCAATCCCAAAGAGCAAGAAAGCTCCAGTGCCTTTTATGACCCAgtctccaaggtcacacaccctTACTTCCACTTTTTTCTATCTACTAAAAAAATTCTGTTCATTAGTTACTAAGACCAGGCCACACTCAAGGGGATGGCAAAATTAAGCCTCACTCCTTGAAGGTAGGAGTTTCAAAGGATCGGCAAATGAGTACTACCTGAAAGTGGGCGTCACGGGCGTGAGTCAGGGCAGGCGGCAGGACGGGATGGAGGGCTGCTGCCCACCAGGGCTCGGTTTCTCTATTGCCCCGACAGGACCTGCGCTATATCTTCATCCCCTCAGACATCCGAGACTACGTGATGCTGAGATCGGCCATTCTGGGTGTGCCGGTCCCTGAGGGCCATGATAAAGGGGACAGGTGAGCAGCCAGGTTGGGGGCAGGGTATGGTAATGCTGTGCTGGTCTCCCCTTGCTCGGGGGCCCACTGTTGGACAGGAAGGGTGGGTGAGGGCAATGAGAAAATCTCCCAAGAATTGACCAGAGCATCGGGGAATTAAGCTCTTTTCCCCTACCCCCAGGAAAGCTCAGGTAACAGTCCTGACCCCCTGCAGCCCTCCTGATAAGGTGGGCTGTAGGTTCCAGGGGCTCCTTTCTGAATggagcaggcaggcctggctctTCAACTTTAGGCCTCTGTCCATAAcccacccagccacccagccACCCAGCCACCCAGCCAGCAGCATCCGCAGGGCCTGCTCGCAGCTGGGTCTGCTGTCCTGTTGAGCACAACGTGTCTAGAAACTAAGAGCCAGGGCCAGTATCCATTCCACTCATCCTGGTGGGCACCCTCCCAAGACTGCCCAGGAAATGGGAGAGCAGGTAACATGGGCCCAGTGTCCTGCAAAGTGGGAACAAAGGGCCCTCTGTCTCCCCCACCTTCCTGCGCAGCAGGCCTGTGTCCAGCTCTTCTGAACCATGTCTTGGCCTCATCTGAACCTTCTCCCTGTAGTGCTGAGACAATTTCTTGTCCTTGAGTCAGATCCTTAGAAATCTACACCCTCTAAGGCTGCAATGACCAGGCCTCCTATCTTAGGGGTCCGGGGACACTTTGCCCACCATGAAAGAGCAGCTTTTGAGGCATCCTTGGGGGTTAAGCCCTCAGAGGCCAGGCCAGCTCCACCggccctgtgccccacccccacccccaccatgtgaTGACCTAACAATTGTTCACAATGCTGTGGCTGGTCAGGAGGGTGGGCTTTGTGACACAGGCGGGACTGGGCTCTTGGGGAGCTGGCTCAGAGACATCAGGTGGACATAAGCCTCCCCAACACCAATGAGCTCCCCTTCCCATACCCCTAATCCATCCCCTACCCAGTCCCCCTCCCAGTCCCGGTCCAACCACCTGAACCAGCAGCCCTATGCCAGCTCTGGTGGCTCAGCCCCTTCCCCGTCCCCAACCCGGGGGTCTTCCCGGCCTGCCTCACAGCCCTCTTCCCGGGcttcctccctgacccccagccctcATATCCAGCCTCGAGGGTCTGCCCAAAACGCCACTCCACCCACCTCCAAATCTCCCTCTCAATCTGGCTTGAAATCCACCTCTAGAAACTCTTCCCAGAATCCCCCTGTGCCCAGCACCAAGtccccctcccacagcccagccccctcaGCCTCCTACATTGGGCCCATTCGAGGCATCCCATCCTACATCGCCCCCTATGTGCCCCGCTTCCTGAAGGAGCCCCCCTTTTTCCAGCCTCCTACATCACCGCTCCCCCAAAACCAGTGCttcccctgctccttcccctgcccGTCCCGGAATCAGGAGCGCACTCCCCCTAAAtctctttatttccctcttctcccaccccctccctacCACCCTCAGATCAGCTGCTCCTACCCGACTCCTCCCGCTCTATTCACgcccccctcttctctctcctactCCCTGCCCACTGAAGTCCTAGTGGGCGGGAAGCCGCACGTGGTCCCCACGGTGCTGCCAGCCACCTTCTACACCCCCTTCTCCCGCTACtatgcccagccccacccctaccGGTCCATACACCGCCGCCGCCCCAGCaccttccccctctcctcactCCCCAACATGCCATACGATGGCACTGGCCGCTCTGTCCACTTCTTTCATGGGTCCTAGGCCCCAGACCTATTTTGGACCAGAAGCCTCTGCCAGCAAATTCAAGCTACTACATCCAGACTTCATCAGCTATCTGACGGAGAGGTAGGTGCTGGTGATGGGGTGGGAGAAGGGTGCCAGAAGACCTGCTCCCCTCACAGCACTTTATactacccccacccccgctgaCACACATTCCTGGGCCACGTGCCGAGGATGCCCCCGGGAGCACTTACACTGCTTCACTTAATACTTTCTTTAAATAGCTTGATGAAGATGGTGTTCTATCAGTCCAGGTAGACAGGTAATGGACAGGGCACTCAGCAGAAACCAAGGTTTGCTTACTGGGGATGTTCACAACGGCACAGGCCAGGTATGGGGGGACCATAGGTACGGGGCTGTAACGGGACTAGAAGAAGCCAAGTTGTCATCACTTTCAGCCAAACCCAGCCAACAGAGCAACcgcagggaggagcctggggaacATTGCCAGCAGATCTCACCCCTcaccgcctccctccctccctccctccagtggTTCTCAGCAGGACACAGCAGGGGGTAATCTGTCCCGTCCAGGAGACAGTTTTGATTGTCACTAGGCGAGCATGAGTGCCACTAgcgggcagaggccagggatgctgctgaacatccgaCGACACACTGGACAGGCTCTGCAAGAAAGATCTGGCCCAAAGTGTCAACACTGCTGCAGCTGAGCAGCCCAGCAGCTAGCATCCCGACGCAGAGCAGGCCAGGGTGGCAAGTGGGTCTGGGAGGCAAACTGAAGACTATTCAACAGAACAGGCTGAGAGTCTAGGTGAATCCAGGGCTGAGGTCAAGGCCTGTGGTCACCGTACTGTGGCTGGCCTCACTTTTGGACCACCTGGGCAGTGTGTGTGTTCACATGCCTGCACCATCTCACCAGTGACTCCAGCAATAGGGCCTGTGTGCTCTGTCCTTCAAATGCGGCTCCTGCTTGGCCAAAGTCTGGAGGTAGAGGGAAACTAGGTCTCAGGCCACCTGTGCCCTAGGCATCATGGTGTAAGCAGGGTGTTGCAGAGAAGACAAGTTAGGCTGGATTCAGGCTTCTAGGGAGTGGGAGAATGGGGAAGGGTCTCACTTGCAGTTTGAGAGCCTGCTCCTTTTTCTCACCCCCACTCTGTTATCTACAGTCTCATTTCAACCAAAGATTTTTGCatgtagttcattttttttgtcttttcccaaataaggGGTGGACTGGGCCAGAAGGGCCAGAAATGTTCACAGCTTTCCAACCTGTCTGATGTGGTGTAATGGCACAGCCATCAGGCTAGTGTGCAAGACCAGGTCTTGCATTTTTatgcctctttttccttccaggtTTTTGAAATCAAAGTTGATTAACACAAAATTTAAAGACCTTTATATGCCTAGTACTGGGGCCCTCATGCTGCTGACAGCTTTGCATACCTGTGACCAGGTAAGAGGTCTTCTCTTTTCAGGAGCCCACAGCAGCTCAAAGTGAATGGAACCTAATTTGATCCACGATATCCCTGCCAGCCCAGACCATGGAGTCTGGGCTTCTATCTTGTAGGGGGGAAGGATACCCCAGCTGTAGGAGTGATCTAGTCTAGGGCACAGGCTGGAGGAAGTGTTCACCAGAGTCCCTTGAAGGAGAGCTtcctgggccagccctgccttTCCTCCCACAGCCACCAtccccccgccccttccccacttcctttttTCACCCTCTCTGTCCTATAGCACTCTATATGGTATTTAAGGCACATGGTGCAAATTGCTCTTGTGAAAGCAAAATCTTCTCAAAAGAAGTGAGTAGACATCTTTTTATGAGGACATTCTAGGATTGACGTGGGCAGCCTTCACACACAGAATCTCTGAAATCACTTTATGAGATATTCTTGATGGGATGGTGCCCACATGAGCCGCATGGAGACAGGTTGAGAAGTGATTTTCAAGGAAAGGTAGTGACCAATGCTGAAGCCAGCACAAGAACTGGAGGCCAAGCACCACTGGACTCTGGTCCTAtaccttttcccttttaaaaaaaacaggagtTTCTTGTCAGCAGTAGCCATCAGAATAGGAAACAGATAAAAGGGGGCTTTCTGCCTCCATCTTGAGCTTATGGCAATCATGGCTTTGGTGTCACAGACGCGAGTTCAAAACCCAGTTCACAAAATGGCTGTGGACACACATTTGATCATCTTTCTGAGCCTGCTTCCCcgtttgtaaaatggggctaatattTACCTAAGATTAAGGCTGGGCTAATGTGCAGAAAGAACAGTGCCAGATGTTACTGTGAGCTACTATTGTTTGCCCGGCTTCACACAAGGCACCCAAGGAAGCAGGGCGGTGGGGGGGCCACACCTTTCTAAATTCATGTCACTTTACAGGAACCTGCACATAGCAGACGCTCGTTAAGTGCTAACCCAGTGACTGTCGTTGTCCAGGTTAGTGCCTATGGATTCATCACAAGCAACTACCAGAAATTTTCTGACCACTACTTCGAACGGGTGAAGAAGCCACTGATATTCTACGTGAACCACGATCTGTCTCTGGAGGCCACCCTGTGGAGGGACCTGCATGAGGCCAGCATCCTTTGGCTGTACCAGCGCTGACCCTGAAGCGCCCAAGACCTTTGTTCTTTTAGAGCTGTGACCCTCATCCCCTCAAGTGGCCAAAGCTACCTTGTCTTTTCAGCCTCTTGAGAGGAACTCCAAGTGTTTTTGACCGTCCCCTTCTTCAGTGGATTTGTGACTGTCATTGAAGCCTGTTCTTCGTGGGACATCCCATCTTGTCCTTGGCTCATCCGAGAAAACTCCCCTCTGGTCAGAGACAGACATCCCAACCTTGGTCAAGGAAAAGGGACTGCTCTGCTATTCTTGTTTAACAATTGAAGATGAGAGGCTGTCACCCTCACCAGCATGAGGCAGGCCTACTCCAGAGCTGAGCAATTCAAGGCAGCAGTTAGCACTGACAGACTTTAGGAAGTCAGTGGAGTGGCTCACTAACTCAGCTAAGAGCCAGGAGCAAACGCATTCCCCAGCCTAAATCCTCCCACTGGCGTGTCCAGCCTCACAAACTCCAAAGCATTTCAGCTCAGGGACATCTTAACATTTCTGAGAACAGGACCGACTTACTTCTGCCCCCCGATAAATTTAGAGCATAAAAGGCAGAATGTGACTTGAAAGTAGATAACTGCATAAATGGATGACCACTGTCTTTTTTATGTGCGCACCGGGCATAGTATACCACGCAGGGTGTTTAGCATGGAGAATTCGGCATTCAGAATTCAACCCAGGGAAGGTTCTGATGGAGGTCAACTGCACAGAAGGCTGTGTGTCTCTGATTAAAGTCCCACTGGGGATGTATTACA
The sequence above is a segment of the Camelus ferus isolate YT-003-E chromosome 16, BCGSAC_Cfer_1.0, whole genome shotgun sequence genome. Coding sequences within it:
- the ST6GALNAC2 gene encoding alpha-N-acetylgalactosaminide alpha-2,6-sialyltransferase 2, translating into MGLPRGPLFWLLLLFAATCSGILVALYSSAAESYPGPRSGARNITSSRAFFGPKASNSRTRKSPPCQHPLSLTIRRHPHFRDLFNLSTPVLLSGGLFTQELWDSLCQHKPPYGWQGLSRQAITSTLSLLNGSESTTLFAASRELLPGCIRCAVVGNGGILNGSHQGLNIDAHDYVFRLNGAVIKGFEKDVGTKTSFYGFTVNTMKNSLISYRNLGFTSVPQGKDLRYIFIPSDIRDYVMLRSAILGVPVPEGHDKGDRPQTYFGPEASASKFKLLHPDFISYLTERFLKSKLINTKFKDLYMPSTGALMLLTALHTCDQVSAYGFITSNYQKFSDHYFERVKKPLIFYVNHDLSLEATLWRDLHEASILWLYQR